In Puntigrus tetrazona isolate hp1 chromosome 24, ASM1883169v1, whole genome shotgun sequence, a genomic segment contains:
- the timm21 gene encoding mitochondrial import inner membrane translocase subunit Tim21-like isoform X1, with protein MYSYSVFRIGRTTNCVQRLLKRVHVRLPQQISVLHTQPPVFQTNRCVSSTWPFYHTRSLYTGVSLCGKTDGKKDTDQVSVSRSSHAPPSASAAQKVKQAGKDFSYLIVVLIGLGVTGGLLYVVFQELFSSSSPSKIYGKAFERCRTHPEVIGAFGEPIKGYGETSRRGRRQQVSHVEYMKDGLKYMRLKFYIEGSEPGLRGTVHSESKENHETGKYEFRYIFVEIDTYPRRTIVIEDNR; from the exons ATGTATTCGTATTCAGTTTTCAGAATCGGAAGAACGACAAACTGTGTGCAGCGCTTATTAAAACGCGTGCATGTCAGATTACCACAGCAGATCTCAGTTTTACACACACAGCCGCCTGTTTTTCAAACAAACCGATGTGTTTCGTCCACGTGGCCATTTTATCACACTCGCTCGCTATACACGGGAGTTAGTTTGTGTGGTAAGACCGATGGGAAGAAGGACACTGACCAGGTGTCGGTCTCCAGAAGTTCACACGCTCCTCCAAGCGCGTCCGCGGCACAGAAAG TCAAACAAGCTGGCAAAGATTTCTCCTATTTGATTGTGGTGCTCATTGGACTCGGTGTAACAG GTGGACTGCTGTATGTTGTCTTTCAAGAGCTGTTTTCCTCGTCAAGCCCAAGCAAAATTTATGGAAAAGCTTTTGAGAGGTGCAGAACTCACCCAGAG GTAATTGGAGCTTTTGGAGAACCCATCAAAGGCTACGGGGAGACCAGTCGGCGTGGAAGAAGACAGCAAGTGAG TCACGTCGAGTACATGAAGGATGGGCTGAAGTACATGCGGCTGAAATTTTACATCGAGGGATCTGAGCCTGGATTACGGGGAACTGTTCATTCCGAATCAAAGGAG AACCATGAGACTGGCAAATATGAATTCAGGTATATCTTCGTAGAAATAGACACGTATCCCAGGAGGACAATCGTCATTGAAGACAACAGATAA
- the timm21 gene encoding mitochondrial import inner membrane translocase subunit Tim21-like isoform X2 translates to MYSYSVFRIGRTTNCVQRLLKRVHVRLPQQISVLHTQPPVFQTNRCVSSTWPFYHTRSLYTGVSLCGKTDGKKDTDQVSVSRSSHAPPSASAAQKVKQAGKDFSYLIVVLIGLGVTGGLLYVVFQELFSSSSPSKIYGKAFERCRTHPEVIGAFGEPIKGYGETSRRGRRQQSRRVHEGWAEVHAAEILHRGI, encoded by the exons ATGTATTCGTATTCAGTTTTCAGAATCGGAAGAACGACAAACTGTGTGCAGCGCTTATTAAAACGCGTGCATGTCAGATTACCACAGCAGATCTCAGTTTTACACACACAGCCGCCTGTTTTTCAAACAAACCGATGTGTTTCGTCCACGTGGCCATTTTATCACACTCGCTCGCTATACACGGGAGTTAGTTTGTGTGGTAAGACCGATGGGAAGAAGGACACTGACCAGGTGTCGGTCTCCAGAAGTTCACACGCTCCTCCAAGCGCGTCCGCGGCACAGAAAG TCAAACAAGCTGGCAAAGATTTCTCCTATTTGATTGTGGTGCTCATTGGACTCGGTGTAACAG GTGGACTGCTGTATGTTGTCTTTCAAGAGCTGTTTTCCTCGTCAAGCCCAAGCAAAATTTATGGAAAAGCTTTTGAGAGGTGCAGAACTCACCCAGAG GTAATTGGAGCTTTTGGAGAACCCATCAAAGGCTACGGGGAGACCAGTCGGCGTGGAAGAAGACAGCAA TCACGTCGAGTACATGAAGGATGGGCTGAAGTACATGCGGCTGAAATTTTACATCGAGGGATCTGA